From a single Nicotiana tomentosiformis chromosome 2, ASM39032v3, whole genome shotgun sequence genomic region:
- the LOC104120757 gene encoding uncharacterized protein, translated as MANNQNTRPVGALQSDTEPNPKAQANAVTLRNGRELEEVPQKKKYTTSPEGELVPKPVEENKKENKGSDPEIMTRPPPLFPQRLQKEKDDAMYKKFLDILIQEVPKYARYLRDIVANKRRHIEFEIIALTEECSARVQSKLPPKLKDLRCFTILLSLGKQEVGRALCDLGQDLICNKWFCWLVNWSHFLHEMAWIGTRQNSPVTSGSKIEERVESEEEKDVEIETASEMKVFYKLSQTQVINLSRVLRPTTITLQLADRSLVMPEGIIEDVLVRVGNFILPADFIVLDFEADEEVPSILGRPFLATGGALIDVREVKLKMRVGDEEITFNLYKTLKLPKHYEGLCMITVVKLKGIEQSP; from the exons ATGGCTAACAATCAGAATACTAGACCTGTTGGAGCTCTCCAGAGTGATACGGAGCCTAATCCTAAGGCTCAAGCCAATGCGGTTACCTTGAGAAATGGAAGAGAATTAGAAGAAGTTCCACAGAAAAAGAAGTATACAACTAGTCCTGAAGGAGAATTAGTTCCTAAGCCAGTTGAGGAgaataagaaagaaaacaaagGATCAGATCCAGAAATTATGACAAGGCCACCACCTCTGTTTCCACAAAGACTGCAAAAGGAAAAAGATGATGCTATGTACAAGAAATTCTTAGATATTTTGATCCAA GAAGTGCCTAAGTATGCAAGGTATCTCAGAGATATTGTGGCAAACAAGCGAAGACATATAGAGTTTGAAATAATTGCACTTACTGAAGAGTGTAGTGCTAGAGTTCAGAGTAAACTtcctcctaagttgaaggatCTTAGGTGTTTCACAATTCTTCTGTCTCTTGGAAAACAAGAAGTTGGTAGAGCCCTGTGTGATTTAGGG CAAGATCTTATTTGTAACAAGTGGTTTTGTTGGTTGGTTAATTGGTCACATTTTCTTCATGAAATGGCTTGGATTG GAACTCGGCAAAATAGCCCCGTAACTTCGGgatcaaaaatagaagaaagggTAGAAAGTGAGGAAGAAAAAGATGTAGAAATAGAAACAGCTTCCGAAATGAAGGTATTTTACAAATTATCACAAACCCAAGTTATTAATTTGTCAAGGGTGCTTAGACCTACTACAATCACTTTACAGTTGGCAGATAGGTCACTAGTTATGCCAGAAGGAATTATTGAGGATGTGTTAGTTCGAGTGGGAAATTTTATTCTTCCTGCTGATTTTATTGTTCTTGATTTCGAGGCAGATGAGGAAGTACCCAGTATTTTGGGGCGACCATTCTTAGCTACTGGTGGAGCGCTTATTGATGTTAGGGAAGTAAAGTTGAAGATGAGAGTTGGCGATGAGGAAATTACTTTTAATCTGTATAAGACACTTAAACTCCCTAAGCATTATGAAGGCTTGTGCATGATTACTGTGGTAAAACTGAAGGGGATAGAGCAAAGTCCTTAA